In Pseudochaenichthys georgianus chromosome 6, fPseGeo1.2, whole genome shotgun sequence, a single window of DNA contains:
- the ldha gene encoding L-lactate dehydrogenase A chain yields the protein MSTKEKLISHVMKEEPVGSRNKVTVVGVGMVGMASAISILLKDLCDELAMVDVMEDKLKGEVMDLQHGSLFLKTKIVGDKDYSVTANSKVVVVTAGARQQEGESRLNLVQRNVNIFKFIIPNIVKYSPNCILMVVSNPVDILTYVAWKLSGFPRHRVIGSGTNLDSARFRHLIGEKLHLHPSSCHAWIVGEHGDSSVPVWSGVNVAGVSLQGLNPQMGTEGDGENWKAIHKEVVDGAYEVIKLKGYTSWAIGMSVADLVESIIKNMHKVHPVSTLVQGMHGVKDEVFLSVPCVLGNSGLTDVIHMTLKAEEEKQLQKSAETLWGVQKELTL from the exons ATGTCCACCAAGGAGAAGCTGATCAGCCATGTGATGAAAGAGGAGCCTGTTGGCAGCAGGAACAAGGTGACGGTGGTGGGGGTCGGCATGGTGGGCATGGCCTCTGCCATCAGCATACTGCTCAAG GACTTGTGTGATGAGCTGGCCATGGTTGATGTGATGGAGGACAAGCTGAAGGGTGAGGTCATGGACCTGCAGCACGGATCCCTCTTCCTCAAGACAAAGATTGTGGGAGACAAAG ACTACAGTGTGACAGCCAACTCCAAAGTGGTGGTGGTGACAGCTGGAGCCCGTCAGCAGGAGGGCGAGAGCCGTCTGAACCTTGTGCAGCGCAACGTCAACATCTTCAAGTTCATCATCCCAAACATCGTCAAGTACAGCCCCAACTGCATCCTGATGGTGGTTTCTAACCCAG TGGACATCCTGACCTATGTGGCCTGGAAGCTGAGTGGTTTCCCCCGTCACCGCGTCATTGGCTCTGGCACCAACCTGGACTCCGCCCGTTTCCGCCACCTCATTGGAGAGAAGCTCCACCTCCACCCTTCCAGCTGCCACGCCTGGATCGTCGGAGAACATGGAGACTCCAGTG TGCCTGTCTGGAGCGGTGTGAATGTTGCTGGAGTGTCTCTGCAGGGTCTGAACCCACAGATGGGGACTGAGGGTGACGGTGAGAACTGGAAGGCTATTCACAAAGAGGTGGTTGATGG ggCATATGAGGTTATTAAGCTGAAGGGCTACACCTCCTGGGCCATTGGCATGTCTGTAGCTGACCTGGTGGAGAGCATCATTAAGAACATGCACAAAGTCCACCCTGTGTCAACACTGGTCCAG GGCATGCATGGAGTGAAGGATGAGGTGTTCCTGAGCGTCCCTTGTGTCCTGGGCAACAGCGGCCTGACAGATGTGATTCACATGACCCTGAAGGCCGAAGAGGAGAAGCAGTTGCAGAAGAGCGCCGAGACCCTGTGGGGCGTACAGAAGGAGCTCACCCTGTGA
- the tsg101a gene encoding tumor susceptibility 101a has protein sequence MAVVNEGVLKKMLKQYKYRDLTVREITNVISQYKDLKPLMDAYVFNDGSTRDLLSLTGTVPVSYRGNTYNIPVCLWLLDTYPYNPPICFVKPTSAMMIKTGKHIDANGKIYLPYLHEWKHPQSDLYGLIQVMIVVFGEEPPVFSRPTTQAPYQPFQAAGPPNPSYMPGMPAVSPYSPNPNPGGYPGYQYPGGNSYPATAGPAHYPNQTPVSTAGPSRDGTIGEDTIRASLISAVSDKLRWRMKEEMDRAQAELDALKRTEEDLKKGHQKLEDMVSRLDQEVSEVDRNIELLKRKDEELSEALEKMENQSENNDIDDVIVPTAPLYKQILNLYAEENAIEDTIFYLGEALRRGVIDLEVFLKHVRLLSRKQFQLRALMQKARKTAGLSDLY, from the exons ATGGCAGTTGTCAACGAAGGTGTTCTGAAGAAAATGCTAAAG CAATACAAGTACAGGGACCTGACAGTTCGTGAGATAACCAATGTCATCAGCCAGTACAAGGACTTGAAGCCGTTGATGGACGCTTATG TGTTTAATGATGGCTCCACACGAGACCTATTGAGCTTGACAGGAACTGTTCCAGTGAGCTACAGAG GAAACACCTACAACATCCCAGTGTGTCTGTGGTTGCTGGACACATATCCCTACAACCCTCCCATATGTTTTGTCAAACCTACCAGTGCCATGATGATCAAAACTGGCAAGCACATCGACGCCAACGGCAAGATCTACCTGCCTTATCTACATGAGTGGAAACAT CCTCAGTCGGACCTGTATGGTCTGATTCAGGTGATGATCGTGGTTTTTGGAGAGGAGCCTCCTGTGTTTTCTCGGCCCACAACACAAGCACCATATCAGCCGTTCCAAGCAGCTGGACCCCCTAACC CTTCCTATATGCCTGGCATGCCTGCGGTCTCACCCTACAGCCCAAATCCTAACCCTGG AGGCTACCCAGGATACCAATACCCAGGAGGCAACTCCTACCCAGCCACTGCTGGCCCTGCACACTACCCCAACCAGACCCCAGTTTCCACAGCGG GCCCGAGCAGAGATGGCACCATTGGCGAGGACACCATTCGTGCATCTCTGATTTCAGCTGTGAGTGACAAGCTTCGCTGGAGAATGAAGGAGGAGATGGACAGAGCTCAGGCGGAGCTGGACGCCCTGAAGAGAACTGAGGAGGATCTGAAGAAAGGACATCAGAAACTGGAGGACATGGTCTCGAGGCTGGACCAGGAAGTG TCCGAGGTTGACAGGAATATTGAGCTGCTGAAGAGAAAGGACGAGGAGCTGAGTGAGGCCTTGGAGAAGATGGAGAACCAGTCGGAGAACAACGACATTGACGACGTCATCGTGCCCACCGCTCCGCTGTACAAACAGATCCTGAACCTGTATGCTGAGGAGAACGCGATTGAAGACACTATCTTCTACCTAGGAGAGGCCCTCCGCAGGGGCGTCATAGACCTGGAGGTTTTTCTTAAG CATGTACGACTTCTGTCCAGGAAGCAGTTTCAGCTTCGTGCGCTCATGCAGAAAGCCCGCAAGACTGCCGGCCTTAGTGACCTCTACTGA
- the LOC117448193 gene encoding uncharacterized protein codes for MVSLFTVYNDGTTKNLSLTGTIPVMFEDQTYNIPVCLWIEESYPQTAPICFVRPTHEMMLIGGQYISNSGEVMLPYLEEWKCGECDLLSLLQVMVVVFGDFPPVFMQPHPEPEQAPCKLCLHGQEAISMLFQNNTTYALDTSLSQIQRSISRPHLFNVTLGSLLLNVELKTIFFSQHVYEFVVTDSGLSKMNNICIGWLQFHKQAEVLSKTDGSMYLDLTGEDDLPFQEHETNC; via the exons ATGGTTTCATTATTTACAGTTTACAATGATGGCACCACAAAGAACTTGAGTCTAACTGGAACCATTCCTGTCATGTTTGAAG ACCAAACCTACAACATCCCGGTATGCCTGTGGATTGAAGAAAGCTATCCACAAACTGCTCCCATCTGCTTTGTCAGACCCACACATGAGATGATGTTAATCGGTGGACAGTATATCTCCAACAGTGGTGAAGTCATGCTGCCTTACCTGGAGGAGTGGAAATGT GGTGAATGTGATCTACTGAGCCTACTCCAGGTTATGGTTGTCGTATTTGGAGACTTCCCTCCCGTGTTCATGCAGCCTCATCCAGAGCCTGAACAAGCCCCTTGTAAGTTATGCTTACACGGGCAGGAAGCTATCTCCATGTTGTTTCAAAACAACACTACCTATGCCCTAGATACGAGTTTATCACAGATCCAAAGATCCATATCCAGGCCACACCTGTTCAATGTCACTCTAGGTTCATTGCTCTTAAATGTAGAGCTGAAAACAATTTTCTTCTCTCAACATGTTTATGAATTTGTTGTGACTGATTCAGGCCTCTCTAAAATGAATAATATATGTATAGGTTGGCTGCAATTCCACAAACAAGCAGAGGTGCTTTCAAAGACTGATGGAAGTATGTATCTGGATTTAACCGGTGAAGATGATCTACCTTTCCAAGAACATGAAACCAATTGTTAG